A single window of Venturia canescens isolate UGA chromosome 3, ASM1945775v1, whole genome shotgun sequence DNA harbors:
- the LOC122408523 gene encoding uncharacterized protein, translating into MTHFHFLIWIEGAPVLGKNSNEEVADFIKTYVTCKIPNPDVSPMLYRRVTTHQYHHHNSYCMRSKSVGVKGKGGTRKVCRFAFPKPVTSEWIIRDVQTSIAGRRNLKSKCQLYDNPRNLDEVNINNYNPAVLTAWEGNMDISFVGEKSSSLAWYITKYMAKSERTHVGETFEQINSTKSVASRLWNIGIRALNHRECGALEAADRLLGYPLFMTDRETVIRWVDINIVRSRRVKPRKVIETMDAESTDIFYEGLIESYPKRPVELNDVCLYDYAKWYDIVKAMLQRKDVVFYKLNPGSYLRKREYGYLINHYRYDPLTKPENYFYSLLVLFQPWRCVTELKNGEETYTASYCSVHAKLPMAAEYHERLTEIAKDTKEMKELIQQKMDEMEKDQENHPVSDNIPRGCDPIEADGAMKDFVNLAANEAHKDLNITEMIAELNRDQKRVFDLVTSTMDSDEILRLYVSGEGGTGKSFLIKTITYWLKQIKGKDSAVTAPTGIAAFNIDGLTLHRLFQLPVEHNKTPKYKELSDAALEVIRDNLKNVDLIIIDEISMVSNITLMYIHLRLTEIFNTTDVENGWFGKKHIIVFGDLLQLPPVREEPVFMKLSKDKIQKFIGSLCSSNLWSNLFKYDELSINMRQKNDSSYREMLSKIRLGYIDTESIQMLDSRKIELLSANIPDRIRELCDYISTLATDVVCLMPINRMCDVLNEAMLDRIPSTEIHLIAEDLIDKPSVKTRVTKILQRWEDDISQTAGLARVIPVKIGAKVMLRRNIDVTVGLVNGTIGEVLSVSESLEKNLIEKVTIKLANGAQYSIERVSIKFEVIDGVYVTRKQFPLCVSYAISFHKSQGLSLKCVVMDCGNSIFSCGQIYVGLSRVTSLDGLHLINFDPYSIHANRLCIDEYNRLRNLYRPDLDDIKIPDTRGPKTRDVIWAVPKGMTDVQIQDDITSDLQENIITGFLNADNTSCYANTVIQYCRYTTTLTEELKNFLNIDVFKSKTTLTLQEVIDRDLAQWKLADIPCDNCPAMTRSVRYSLNSVSKILVIVLALPAVDKKTGHYTCMIRHGRSSWISVDDATIEKRTWPVNAKDSYMFFLLRDSLKHLSVEVFDSRMKKKGTEHLDLNCRDTLLLGR; encoded by the exons ATGACacatttccattttcttatATGGATAGAGGGTGCCCCTGTTCTCGGAAAAAACTCGAACGAAGAAGTCGCTGACTTCATCAAAACGTATGTGACTTGTAAAATACCGAATCCTGATGTTTCACCCATGTTGTATCGTAGAGTTACTACCCATCAATATCATCATCACAATTCCTACTGTATGCGTAGCAAATCAGTAGGAGTAAAAGGTAAGGGTGGTACTCGTAAGGTTTGCCGTTTTGCATTTCCAAAACCGGTTACAAGCGAATGGATCATCAGAGATGTTCAAACCTCTATTGCCGGAAGACGaaatttaaaatcaaaatgtCAATTATATGATAATCCTCGTAATCTTGACGAAGTGAACATAAATAATTACAATCCTGCTGTATTGACAGCATGGGAGGGTAATATGGACATCTCATTCGTTGGTGAAAAATCATCATCTTTGGCTTGGTATATTACCAAGTATATGGCGAAATCAGAAAGAACGCATGTCGGGGAAACTTTTGAACAAATTAATAGTACGAAATCTGTAGCCAGTAGACTATGGAATATTGGAATACGTGCATTGAACCATCGAGAATGTGGTGCACTCGAAGCAGCCGATAGATTATTGGGGTATCCGTTGTTTATGACGGATCGAGAAACTGTTATAAGGTGGGTTGATATTAACATTGTCAGAAGTAGGCGGGTGAAACCCCGAAAAGTAATAGAGACAATGGACGCAGAATCTACGGATATTTTTTACGAAGGCTTGATTGAAAGTTATCCAAAAAGACCAGTTGAATTGAACGATGTATGTCTTTACGATTATGCGAAGTGGTATGACATTGTAAAAGCCATGCTACAACGGAAAGACGTTGTATTTTATAAACTTAATCCAGGCTCGTATCTGCGAAAACGCGAATACGGatatttaattaatcattatcgATATGATCCCTTAACAAAGCCTGAAAATTACTTTTACTCATTGCTGGTATTATTCCAGCCATGGCGATGTGTGACCGAGCTTAAGAATGGTGAAGAGACATATACTGCGTCGTATTGTTCAGTACATGCTAAATTGCCGATGGCCGCCGAATACCACGAACGTTTAACGGAAATTGCCAAAGACACGAAGGAAATGAAAGAATTaattcagcaaaaaatggatgaaatggaaaaagaccAAGAAAATCATCCTGTTTCAGATAATATTCCACGAGGATGTGATCCCATTGAAGCAGATGGAGCGATGAAAGATTTCGTCAATTTAGCTGCGAATGAAGCTCATAAAGATCTCAATATTACAGAAATGATTGCAGAATTAAACAGAGACCAGAAACGTGTGTTTGATTTGGTTACCAGCACGATGGATTCCGATGAAATATTACGGTTGTACGTGAGCGGAGAGGGTGGAACAGGCAAAAGTTTCTTAATAAAAACCATAACCTATTGGCTCAAGCAAATAAAAGGTAAGGATTCGGCTGTTACCGCTCCCACTGGGATTGCTGCTTTCAATATAGATGGATTAACTTTACATAGGTTGTTTCAATTGCCCGTTGAACATAATAAAACACCAAAATATAAGGAGCTGTCCGATGCAGCTTTAGAAGTCATTagagacaatttaaaaaacgttGATCTTATAATTATTGACGAAATATCCATGGTCTCAAATATCACTTTAATGTACATTCATCTTAGATTAACAGAAATTTTCAACACTACTGACGTTGAAAATGGTTGGTTTGGTAAAAAACATATCATAGTGTTTGGTGATCTTTTACAATTACCACCCGTTCGAGAAGAACCAGTTTTCATGAAGCTTTCGAAAGATaagattcaaaaattcattggtTCATTGTGCAGCTCAAATTTGTGGAGTAATTTATTCAAGTATGACGAACTATCTATTAACATgcgacaaaaaaatgattcatctTATCGAGAAATGCTCTCAAAAATACGCTTGGGTTACATAGATACCGAAAGTATACAAATGTTGGActctagaaaaattgaattgctATCTGCAAATATTCCTGATAGAATTAGGGAATTGTGCGATTATATAAGTACTTTAGCAACCGACGTAGTTTGCTTGATGCCTATAAATCGAATGTGTGATGTGTTGAATGAGGCAATGTTAGATCGAATTCCATCAACAGAAATTCACTTAATAGCTGAGGATTTAATCGATAAACCATCAGTCAAGACTAGGGTTACAAAGATTTTACAACGGTGGGAAGATGACATAAGTCAAACTGCAGGGCTCGCTAGGGTGATCCCCGTAAAAATCGGTGCCAAAGTTATGCTTCGGCGGAATATCGATGTAACAGTAGGTCTCGTTAATGGAACGATCGGTGAGGTACTTTCAGTTTCCGAATCTTTGGAAAagaatttaattgaaaaagtcACTATTAAACTCGCAAATGGTGCGCAATACAGTATAGAGCGTGTGAGCATTAAATTCGAAGTGATCGACGGTGTATACGTAACGAGGAAACAATTTCCTTTGTGTGTTAGTTATGCCATTTCATTCCACAAGAGCCAAGGATTGAGTTTAAAATGTGTTGTTATGGATTGCGGAAACTCCATATTCAGCTGTGGTCAAATTTACGTAGGTTTGTCACGAGTAACTTCGCTTGATGGTTTACATCTAATCAATTTCGACCCATATTCGATTCATGCTAATCGTTTATGTATTGATGAGTACAATAGGTTAAGAAATTTGTATCGACCCGATCTCGACGAcataaaaattccagataCTCGGGGACCTAAAACACGCGATGTCATTTGGGCCGTGCCTAAAGGAATGACTGATGTGCAAATACAGGACGACATAACATCTGATCTGCAGGAAAATATTATTACCGGATTTTTGAACGCTGATAACACATCTTGTTATGCTAATACTGTGATTCAAT ATTGCAGATATACGACCACTCTGACGGAGgaactaaaaaattttttgaacatAGACGTATTTAAATCGAAAACAACACTAACTCTCCAAGAAGTAATTGATCGAGATTTAGCACAATGGAAATTAGCTGATATTCCTTGCGATAATTGTCCTGCAATGACAAGAAGTGTAAGATACTCTTTAAACTCAGTCTCAAAGATATTGGTAATCGTATTGGCATTACCGGcagttgataaaaaaacag GTCATTATACGTGCATGATCCGACATGGCCGTTCATCCTGGATAAGCGTTGATGATGCAACTATTGAGAAGAGAACATGGCCTGTTAATGCCAAAGATTCTTATATGTTTTTCTTGTTGAGAGA tTCATTAAAACACTTATCAGTCGAAGTGTTTGATtcaagaatgaagaaaaaaggcaccgaGCATTTAGACTTGAATTGCAGAGACACGTTACTTCTTGGAAGATAA